The Enhydrobacter sp. sequence GACGCCGAGCTGGTGGCCGAGGTCCATCGCGGCAACGTCTATCCCAAGCTGTTCGGCCGCATCGACTACGACGACATCTTCGGCCAGCCGCACGTCACCGCCTGGCACTGGGCCTACAACGGCAAGGACGACACCTTCCGGCCCTTCCCCTGGAAAGGCCGGCGCGCGAACTACCGGCGGTGAGATCGTCCCCTTCTGCGATCGATCCTTGATTTTGCAGGCAGCCCGCGCAAAATCAGGACGCGCGTACCGGTCTGCCGCTTTCATAAAAGAATTGCTTCGAGCCGGTGTCTCCCCGGCGCCGAAGCGGGGGAGGAAGAACGATGCTTCGACGGAAGCCGTGCGTCGCCGCGGCGATGATTGGTGCACTCGCGAGCCAGGCGCCGGCGAACGCCGGCAGTCCGGCGGTCGAGCGCGGCCAGTACCTGGTCAACATCGCCGGCTGCAACGACTGCCACACCCCGGGCTATTTCCTCGGCAAGCCCGACATGACCCGCTATCTCGGCGGCTCGGAGGTCGGCTTCGAGCTGCCGGGCCTGGGCGTCTTCCACGGGCCCAACCTGACGCCCGACAAGGAGACCGGCCTCGGCGCCTGGACGGACGCGCAGATCGTGGCGGCGCTGCAGACCGGCAAGCGGCCGGACGGCCGCGAGCTCGCCCCCATCATGCCGTGGCATGCCTTCGCCAAGCTCACCAGGCAGGATGTCGATGCCATCGTCGCCTTCCTGCGCAGCGTCCCGGCGGTGAAGAACAAGGTGCCGGGCCCGTTCGGCCCGAACGAGACGCCGACCGGGTTCGTCATGAAGGTCGTGCCGCCCGCCAAGCCGAAGTGACGCTAGAGGGCGCGGGCAGCGGCGCTGATCGAGGTCACCGCTTTCGCCGCCTGCCGCGCGGCCCCGGTATCATCCCGCTCAGGATGTCGCGGGCGAAGGCCTGCGCGGCGGGCGGGATCGCGCCGGCTTCGCGGTCGCTGCGGGCGAGGCTCGCGAACTGCTCGGCCCGGCCGTTGACGACCGCCTGGATGGCGGCGAGGCGCAGGCGGTGGTCGGGAGACATCTCGCCCAGGCCCGCGACGCGGCAGCCGGGAATGTAGGGCCGCATGTGCAAGGGCGATTCGCCGGTGAGGAAGGCGTTGCAGAACGCCCACAGCGCGCCGGCCTGCCGCGCGGCCCGCGCCTTTCCGGGCGGGCGTCGCAAGAGCCGGTCCTCGGCGTTGTTGAGCGGATTGGCCGGATCGGACTCGACCCACATCAGGGGATAGGGATCGCCGCCCAGGATGCCGCGCAGGCGGGTCCGGCCCTCGTAGCCGACCTCGGGCATCGCGAGATAGGCACAGGCCGCGCGCTCGCGCGCGTCGCAACCGCGATGCGCATGGCACAGCAGCCAGGCGAGATCGGCCGACACGACCAGCCGGCGCGGGTCGGCCAGCTCGCGCAGCCGGAAGCCGAGATCGATCGACGGGCCGATATAGTCGGCATGGAAGGCGGTGCCCTTCGCCGGCGCGCTATCGCGCAGCGCCACCAGGCGATAGTTCTCCGCCACCGGATCGTCGAGGGCGTTCGCCGCCGGCCGGCCGTCCTTCGCCGGCAGGATGACCTCGGCATTGTTGATGGGGAAGCCCGCGAGCCAGGCCGCACCCTTGACGTTCAGCCTCTGCCACTGCGGCTTGGCGGCGAACTGCCGTCGCTGCTCGCGCATCAGCCCCAGCAGCGCGTGCAGCGCCGCCGCCGCATCGACCGGCGAGCGCACGATCTTGGTGAACAGGACCTCGTCGCCCACGCCCTTCCAGAAGGTCGGGCCGTCGCCGAGCTCGAACCGGCCGTCGCGGTCGCCGCGACCGACCGCGGCGATCGCCTCGCGCACCGCCGCCCATTGCGCCGCCATCTGCTGCACGGCGATCTGGTAGAACGAGAGGAACGGCTCGACCCACGAGTCCGCGTCCTCGGCCGGCTCGGCGCCGCGCTTGGCCTGCTTGAACTCGGTGGAACCCACGATGTCGAGGCTGAGGAACATCCTCAGTCGCGACTGCACCGCGATGGTGCCGCGCCCGCCCTTCGCCATGATCGGCGCTTCAGAGCAGGCCGAGCGCCTTGGCCCTCGCCGTCGCCGCGGCGGTCGAGACCCGGAAGTGCCGGGCCACGCCCGCGATGTTCCCGGGATGGCGCGCGAACTGCTTGCGGAAGGCGGCCTCCGGCATCAGGAAGCCGGCGGCGAACCAGTTGGCCTCCCATTCGACGCGCGTCGAGCCGAAGCGTCGCGCGATCATCGGCTCGCTGGCCAGCGGATAGTGGAGGATATAGTGGCCGATCTCGTGCGCGATGGAGAAGCGATCGCGCTCGGCGCTGGTGTAGTCCGGCAGATAAATCTCGAAGTTGCGGTCGCCGAAGATGCGGATCGAGGCGTCGAGCGACCGGCTGAGGTCGGCGAAGGTCTGGTAGATGATCTTGCCGCCGAGCTGCCCGACCACGGGCTCGAGCTCGCCGCCCGCCCGATAGCCCACCTTGCGCGCGAAGTCGGCGGCGAACGTCTCGATCGTGGCCTTGCTGGCATGGCAGGGTCCGGCCTGGCGGAACGATTGCTTCGACATGATGCCTGTCGCTGTCCTCGACCGAATGACGTAGTCCGCGTCGAGCGCTTCGACAAGAGCGCCCGACGCGTCTTACGCAATATCTTGCCGCGCGCCGGCGTGGCCGCGCAACATATATGTGGCTCAGGCGACAGCGTGCAGGCCAACCGTCTCGCCATGCTGGCGGCGCAGATGGGCTGCGTCCGTGCGCACGCCGGGCAGGCCGCCATAGATCGCGAGGTAGTCGCGCGCCATCCGCTCGACGGTGAAGCGGTGCTCGAAGACGGCCCGCACCCGGCGGCGGTCGATCGTATGGAGACGGGT is a genomic window containing:
- a CDS encoding ImmA/IrrE family metallo-endopeptidase → MSKQSFRQAGPCHASKATIETFAADFARKVGYRAGGELEPVVGQLGGKIIYQTFADLSRSLDASIRIFGDRNFEIYLPDYTSAERDRFSIAHEIGHYILHYPLASEPMIARRFGSTRVEWEANWFAAGFLMPEAAFRKQFARHPGNIAGVARHFRVSTAAATARAKALGLL
- a CDS encoding c-type cytochrome, which translates into the protein MIGALASQAPANAGSPAVERGQYLVNIAGCNDCHTPGYFLGKPDMTRYLGGSEVGFELPGLGVFHGPNLTPDKETGLGAWTDAQIVAALQTGKRPDGRELAPIMPWHAFAKLTRQDVDAIVAFLRSVPAVKNKVPGPFGPNETPTGFVMKVVPPAKPK